The following proteins are co-located in the Labrys monachus genome:
- a CDS encoding ABC transporter permease, producing the protein MARLIAWRIFQGVVTLFAISVIIFLLTLALPGDAATAVLGQSATPATVAAYRHDVGLDLPPLTRYLSWLWNVLVHFDFGKSYTNQRVIVDDLWPRFKNTMWLASFATLLSVPLAIVTGVTCAITEGRLSDRAANIGALIAISMPEFFVGGVLILLFTGKGMWFPPTASNVTADMGFWARVFATFLPAVAMTCLVCAHMMRMTRNSVLSIMSTPYIEMAFLKGVKRSRVVARHALPNAASPIISVVALNIAYLVVGVVLVEKVFTYPGVGQYMIDAVSKRDIPVILACGLLFAAIFIILNTIADVLAIILNPRLRHPR; encoded by the coding sequence GTGGCACGTCTCATTGCTTGGCGCATCTTCCAGGGAGTGGTGACGCTCTTCGCCATTTCCGTGATCATATTCCTGCTGACACTGGCGCTGCCGGGCGACGCGGCGACGGCGGTGCTCGGCCAGTCGGCCACGCCGGCGACGGTGGCTGCCTATCGGCACGACGTCGGCCTCGACCTGCCGCCCCTGACGCGCTACCTGTCCTGGCTGTGGAACGTGCTGGTCCATTTCGACTTCGGCAAGTCCTATACCAACCAGCGCGTCATCGTCGACGACCTGTGGCCGCGCTTCAAGAATACGATGTGGCTGGCCTCCTTCGCCACGCTGCTTTCCGTTCCGCTGGCGATCGTCACCGGCGTCACCTGCGCGATCACCGAGGGGCGCCTGTCCGACCGGGCCGCGAATATCGGCGCGCTCATCGCCATCTCCATGCCGGAATTCTTCGTCGGCGGCGTGCTCATCCTGCTCTTCACCGGCAAGGGCATGTGGTTCCCCCCGACCGCCAGCAACGTCACCGCGGACATGGGCTTCTGGGCACGGGTGTTCGCGACGTTCCTGCCCGCCGTCGCCATGACGTGCCTGGTCTGCGCGCATATGATGCGCATGACGCGCAACTCCGTGCTGTCGATCATGTCGACGCCCTATATCGAAATGGCCTTCCTGAAGGGCGTGAAGCGCAGCCGCGTCGTCGCCCGCCATGCCCTGCCGAACGCCGCTTCCCCGATCATTTCGGTGGTGGCGCTGAACATCGCCTATCTGGTGGTGGGCGTCGTGCTCGTCGAGAAGGTGTTCACCTATCCGGGCGTCGGCCAATACATGATCGACGCGGTCAGCAAGCGCGACATCCCGGTCATCCTGGCCTGCGGCCTGCTCTTCGCCGCGATCTTCATCATCCTGAACACCATCGCCGACGTCTTGGCGATCATCCTCAACCCGCGCCTGCGGCATCCACGGTAA
- a CDS encoding ABC transporter permease codes for MRIFGHKAPPTAVIGLGIILLNILVALIGPSLMRYSDTQIVGKMFQGISATSWLGTDRIGRDILTRLVYGARLTIGIALVTTLLSFAIGITLGLIAAVTGRWIDVVLSRLVDIVLSIPSLIWALIILGIFGQSLTSLVLTLAFLDSTRVFRLARALGMNLAALDFVEVARLRGEGLWWVVRREILPNAMAPLLSEFGLRFCFNFLLIAALSFLGLGVPLPLSDWGGMVRDDMQSLALHQSVPSMFSASALYPAAAIALLTVGINLVVDWFLSIDARPSGAQAEL; via the coding sequence ATGAGAATCTTCGGACACAAAGCGCCCCCCACGGCCGTCATCGGCCTCGGCATCATCCTGCTCAACATCCTGGTGGCGCTCATCGGCCCGTCGCTGATGCGTTATTCCGACACCCAGATCGTCGGCAAGATGTTCCAGGGCATCTCGGCGACGAGTTGGCTGGGCACGGACAGGATCGGCCGGGACATCCTGACCCGGCTGGTCTACGGCGCACGCCTGACGATCGGCATCGCCCTCGTCACCACTCTCCTGTCCTTCGCCATCGGCATCACGCTGGGCCTGATCGCCGCGGTGACGGGCCGGTGGATCGACGTCGTCCTTTCCCGCCTGGTCGACATCGTCCTCTCCATTCCCTCGCTGATCTGGGCGCTGATCATCCTCGGTATTTTCGGCCAGTCGCTCACGTCGCTGGTCCTGACCCTGGCCTTCCTCGATTCGACGCGCGTGTTCCGCCTGGCCCGTGCGCTGGGCATGAACCTGGCCGCACTCGATTTCGTGGAGGTGGCGCGGCTGCGCGGCGAGGGGCTCTGGTGGGTGGTGCGGCGCGAAATCCTGCCCAACGCCATGGCGCCCCTGCTGTCGGAATTCGGGCTGCGCTTCTGCTTCAACTTCCTGCTCATCGCGGCCCTGAGCTTCCTCGGCCTCGGCGTGCCGCTGCCTTTGTCCGATTGGGGCGGCATGGTGCGCGACGACATGCAGAGCCTGGCGCTGCATCAGTCGGTTCCGTCGATGTTCTCGGCTTCGGCACTCTATCCCGCCGCTGCGATCGCCCTTCTGACCGTCGGCATCAATCTCGTGGTCGACTGGTTCCTGTCCATCGATGCCCGCCCCTCCGGCGCGCAGGCCGAACTGTAG